A region of Streptomyces sp. WMMC500 DNA encodes the following proteins:
- a CDS encoding serine/threonine-protein kinase — protein sequence MRSGEEFADRYVLKEVIGAGRGGDVWLAHDTVVGQDVALKPERTDGEGETAVRRLLGEPRAMAKFRDHPHVVTLYDVVTVAPERDDGDADTYWFVMEYVPGGGLDGQPPVSPEQAARIGAQLADALVALHEEGVVHCDVKPANIGLTRRGDAKLLDFGAAYRVGGSETITFNGPFSYTPDYAAPELARGSVPRPVSDVFCLGATLYALVTGTPPRGSEPGEREGNGRQEDADSWENTRSLRHLQAEQGFVELDAAAVGPLYPALAAMLRRNPRQRPDATEAKQLLEDVAAAGPRASKDTATALGDAAAADTLTKRRRRPLLAAALGVGAVMALALVFILGGDGEDGKPASEDGQSGRLGAQALIGSPHTADVCALADTAVLDQFAGEDVRKDVDYGNFDRCDVLVGVDDEIRIDVSIRLLQGTPPQEAKPFRTIGRINIVEDEAENDECSRLLTTGGSTEETVVQVRVNMGEGSVNGGNATLCTVAERAAASAAEVLDAGPIPRRASAYPQTSLAWGNACKLLDATALSVVPGLRADVPDAAIANWGCEWSSTIDDLDLDVSFFRDQPSSAQDGTVLTLSGYRTVVKTNDEGDTCSALVEHHRYKGQDAVTAAEMVRLDVHGERPTEDLCGMAKDLAASAAARLRAQ from the coding sequence TTGCGTTCCGGAGAGGAATTCGCCGACCGCTACGTCCTCAAGGAGGTCATCGGCGCGGGGCGCGGCGGCGATGTGTGGCTGGCACACGACACAGTGGTGGGTCAGGACGTCGCGCTGAAGCCGGAGCGGACGGACGGTGAGGGCGAGACAGCGGTGCGTCGGCTGTTGGGCGAGCCGCGGGCCATGGCCAAGTTCCGCGACCATCCTCACGTCGTGACCCTGTACGACGTCGTCACCGTGGCGCCGGAGCGCGACGACGGCGACGCGGACACGTACTGGTTCGTCATGGAGTACGTGCCCGGCGGCGGCCTGGACGGGCAACCACCGGTCTCCCCCGAACAGGCGGCCCGCATCGGGGCCCAACTCGCCGACGCGCTGGTCGCCCTGCACGAGGAAGGCGTCGTTCACTGCGACGTCAAGCCCGCGAACATCGGCCTCACGCGGCGTGGTGACGCGAAGTTGCTGGACTTCGGAGCGGCCTACCGGGTCGGTGGCAGCGAGACCATCACGTTCAACGGCCCCTTCAGCTACACACCGGACTACGCAGCTCCTGAACTGGCCCGAGGCAGTGTCCCCCGGCCGGTATCGGACGTGTTCTGCCTGGGGGCCACCCTCTACGCCCTGGTCACCGGTACGCCGCCGCGTGGCAGCGAGCCAGGGGAGAGGGAGGGCAACGGCCGCCAGGAGGACGCGGACTCCTGGGAGAACACCCGGAGTCTGAGGCACTTACAGGCCGAGCAGGGGTTCGTCGAGTTGGACGCCGCCGCCGTGGGGCCGCTGTACCCCGCGCTCGCCGCCATGCTCCGACGCAACCCTCGGCAGCGCCCCGATGCCACGGAGGCCAAGCAACTGCTGGAGGACGTCGCCGCAGCCGGCCCTCGAGCCTCAAAGGACACGGCTACCGCGCTCGGGGACGCTGCCGCCGCCGACACCCTCACAAAGCGCCGACGCCGGCCACTGCTCGCAGCCGCGCTCGGTGTCGGTGCTGTGATGGCTCTGGCACTCGTCTTCATCCTCGGCGGCGACGGCGAGGACGGAAAGCCCGCGTCCGAGGACGGCCAGAGCGGGCGGCTGGGGGCGCAGGCCCTGATCGGCAGCCCGCACACGGCGGACGTGTGTGCCCTCGCCGATACCGCCGTTCTCGACCAGTTCGCCGGCGAGGACGTCCGCAAGGATGTGGACTACGGGAACTTCGATCGCTGCGACGTGCTCGTAGGCGTCGACGATGAGATCCGGATTGACGTATCGATCCGCCTCCTTCAGGGCACGCCGCCCCAGGAGGCCAAACCCTTCCGCACGATCGGGAGGATCAACATCGTCGAAGACGAGGCGGAGAACGATGAGTGCAGCCGGCTGCTGACCACCGGCGGCAGCACCGAGGAAACGGTGGTCCAGGTCCGCGTCAACATGGGCGAAGGCTCAGTGAACGGCGGCAACGCCACCCTGTGTACGGTCGCCGAAAGAGCCGCTGCGAGCGCGGCGGAGGTCCTCGACGCCGGTCCGATCCCCCGCCGTGCATCGGCCTACCCGCAAACCTCGCTGGCCTGGGGTAATGCCTGCAAACTCCTCGACGCCACAGCGCTGTCCGTCGTTCCCGGCCTCAGGGCCGACGTGCCGGACGCCGCAATCGCGAACTGGGGCTGCGAGTGGTCCAGCACCATCGACGATCTCGATCTAGACGTGAGCTTCTTCCGGGACCAGCCCAGCTCCGCTCAGGACGGCACGGTCCTCACACTCAGTGGGTATCGCACGGTCGTCAAGACGAACGACGAAGGCGACACCTGTAGCGCGCTCGTCGAGCACCACAGGTACAAGGGCCAGGATGCCGTGACCGCCGCCGAGATGGTACGCCTCGACGTCCACGGCGAGCGTCCCACCGAGGATCTCTGCGGGATGGCGAAGGACCTCGCGGCATCCGCCGCCGCCCGACTCCGCGCGCAATGA
- the ychF gene encoding redox-regulated ATPase YchF — protein sequence MSLTIGIVGLPNVGKSTLFNALTKNEVLAANYPFATIEPNVGVVGVPDPRLATLAGIFDSQRILPATVDFVDIAGIVRGASEGEGLGNKFLANIRESDAICQVIRAFRDENVVHVDGKVSPKDDIETINTELILADLQTIEKVLPRLQKESRIKKDLAPKITAIEEAKAILDAGQTLFSAGIAQGTDRAEPLHDLHLLTAKPFLYVFNVDEDELTDEPFKDEQRALVAPAEAIFLNAKLESELAELDEADALELLQSVGQQEPGLVTLARVGFDTLGLQTYLTAGPKESRAWTIKKGATAPEAAGVIHTDFQKGFIKAEVISFDDLVTTGSVPDARAAGKARMEGKDYVMRDGDVVEFRFNV from the coding sequence GTGTCGCTCACGATCGGAATCGTCGGCCTGCCGAACGTCGGCAAGTCGACCCTCTTCAACGCCCTGACCAAGAACGAGGTGCTGGCGGCCAACTACCCGTTCGCCACCATCGAGCCCAACGTCGGCGTCGTCGGCGTCCCCGACCCCCGCCTGGCCACCCTGGCGGGCATCTTCGACTCCCAGCGCATCCTCCCGGCGACGGTCGACTTCGTCGACATCGCCGGCATCGTGCGCGGCGCGAGCGAGGGCGAGGGCCTGGGCAACAAGTTCCTGGCCAACATCCGCGAGTCCGACGCGATCTGCCAGGTCATCCGCGCCTTCCGGGACGAGAACGTGGTCCACGTGGACGGCAAGGTCTCCCCCAAGGACGACATCGAGACCATCAACACCGAGCTGATCCTCGCCGACCTCCAGACCATCGAGAAGGTCCTCCCGCGGCTCCAGAAGGAATCCCGCATCAAGAAGGACCTGGCCCCCAAGATCACCGCCATCGAGGAGGCCAAGGCCATCCTCGACGCCGGCCAGACCCTCTTCTCCGCCGGCATCGCCCAGGGCACCGACCGCGCCGAACCCCTCCACGACCTGCACCTGCTGACGGCGAAGCCCTTCCTCTACGTCTTCAACGTCGACGAGGACGAACTGACCGACGAGCCCTTCAAGGACGAACAGCGCGCCCTGGTCGCCCCGGCCGAGGCCATCTTCCTCAACGCCAAGCTCGAATCCGAACTCGCGGAACTCGACGAGGCGGACGCCCTGGAACTCCTCCAGTCCGTGGGCCAGCAGGAACCGGGCCTGGTCACCCTGGCCCGCGTCGGCTTCGACACCCTCGGCCTCCAGACCTACCTGACCGCGGGCCCGAAGGAGTCCCGCGCCTGGACCATCAAGAAGGGCGCCACGGCCCCGGAGGCGGCGGGCGTCATCCACACGGACTTCCAGAAGGGCTTCATCAAGGCGGAGGTCATCTCCTTCGACGACCTGGTCACCACAGGCTCGGTCCCGGACGCCCGCGCGGCGGGCAAGGCCCGCATGGAGGGCAAGGACTACGTGATGCGCGACGGCGACGTGGTGGAGTTCCGCTTCAACGTATAG
- a CDS encoding DUF6542 domain-containing protein: MVYRAAVRRPVPPVLRALLRPAGPRLTAAGGGLLAGVVMLGTGAFVQVVLGTAPVFFGVVFLGLSVCCALWIRPADVIAAPIAMPIAFAAGTLALGEGSGALTSHVMAAGTTLALEAPWLYGGTLLAGALALLRHFALLAVRRSPGGTSGGTSGGPPARSSAGAPARSRRAGPDQPVPVSPPRRRPAQPPRRAGRGGAPSAGRR; encoded by the coding sequence GTGGTGTACCGGGCCGCGGTGCGGCGGCCCGTGCCGCCGGTGTTGCGGGCGCTGCTGCGGCCCGCGGGGCCGCGGCTGACGGCGGCCGGCGGGGGGTTGCTGGCCGGGGTGGTGATGCTGGGTACGGGGGCGTTCGTGCAGGTGGTGCTGGGGACCGCGCCGGTGTTCTTCGGGGTGGTGTTCCTGGGGCTCTCGGTGTGCTGCGCGCTGTGGATCCGGCCCGCGGACGTCATCGCCGCGCCGATCGCCATGCCCATCGCCTTCGCCGCCGGGACCCTGGCCCTCGGCGAGGGCTCCGGCGCGCTCACCTCGCACGTGATGGCCGCCGGTACGACCCTGGCCCTGGAGGCGCCGTGGCTCTACGGGGGCACGCTGCTGGCCGGCGCCCTCGCCCTGCTGCGGCACTTCGCCCTGCTCGCCGTACGGCGCAGTCCTGGCGGGACCTCCGGCGGGACGTCCGGTGGGCCCCCGGCCCGGTCGTCCGCCGGGGCGCCCGCGCGGTCCCGGCGGGCCGGGCCCGACCAGCCCGTTCCCGTCAGTCCGCCGCGCCGCCGCCCAGCGCAGCCGCCTCGGCGCGCAGGTCGCGGCGGAGCTCCTTCGGCAGGGAGAAGGTGA
- a CDS encoding 4-hydroxy-3-methylbut-2-enyl diphosphate reductase: MTASSTPQPARRVLLAAPRGYCAGVDRAVIAVEQALEQYGAPVYVRHEIVHNKYVVKMLERKGAVFVEETAEVPPGNIVIFSAHGVAPTVHEEAKQGRLATIDATCPLVTKVHKEAVRFAKDDFDILLIGHEGHEEVIGTSGEAPEHVQLVDGPEGADRIEVRDPDKVVWLSQTTLSVDETMETVDRLKGRFPNLLDPPSDDICYATQNRQVAVKQVGAESDLVLVVGSQNSSNSKRLVEAALDAGAKASYLIDGAEEIDEAWLDGVTTVGVTSGASVPEVLVDGLLEWLAERGYADVDVVQPVDERITFSLPKELRRDLRAEAAALGGGAAD; this comes from the coding sequence ATGACTGCTTCGAGCACTCCGCAGCCCGCCCGCCGCGTCCTTCTCGCCGCTCCCCGGGGCTACTGCGCCGGCGTGGACCGGGCGGTGATCGCGGTGGAGCAGGCGCTTGAGCAGTACGGCGCACCGGTGTACGTACGGCACGAGATCGTGCACAACAAGTACGTCGTCAAGATGCTGGAGCGCAAGGGCGCGGTCTTCGTCGAGGAGACGGCCGAGGTGCCGCCCGGCAACATCGTGATCTTCTCCGCGCACGGCGTCGCCCCCACCGTCCACGAGGAGGCGAAGCAGGGCCGCCTCGCCACGATCGACGCGACGTGCCCCCTGGTGACGAAGGTGCACAAGGAGGCCGTCCGGTTCGCCAAGGACGACTTCGACATCCTGCTCATCGGCCACGAGGGCCACGAGGAGGTCATCGGCACCTCGGGCGAGGCGCCGGAGCACGTCCAGCTCGTCGACGGCCCGGAGGGCGCCGACCGGATCGAGGTGCGCGACCCGGACAAGGTCGTCTGGCTGTCGCAGACCACGCTGTCGGTGGACGAGACGATGGAGACCGTCGACCGGCTCAAGGGCCGCTTCCCGAACCTGCTGGACCCGCCGAGCGACGACATCTGCTACGCGACGCAGAACCGGCAGGTCGCGGTCAAGCAGGTGGGCGCGGAGTCCGACCTCGTGCTCGTCGTCGGCTCGCAGAACTCGTCGAACTCGAAGCGGCTGGTCGAGGCCGCCCTCGACGCGGGCGCCAAGGCGTCGTATCTGATCGACGGTGCCGAGGAGATCGACGAGGCGTGGCTCGACGGCGTGACCACGGTGGGCGTGACGTCCGGGGCGTCGGTGCCGGAGGTACTCGTCGACGGCCTGCTGGAGTGGCTCGCCGAGCGGGGCTACGCGGACGTGGACGTGGTGCAGCCGGTGGACGAGCGGATCACCTTCTCCCTGCCGAAGGAGCTCCGCCGCGACCTGCGCGCCGAGGCGGCTGCGCTGGGCGGCGGCGCGGCGGACTGA
- the xseA gene encoding exodeoxyribonuclease VII large subunit, translated as MAVNTAETPMPVGVVSRKIGGWIDRLGALWVEGQITQLSRRPGAGVVFMTLRDPAQEVSLTVTCFRDVFDKVADVIQEGARVVVFAKPVWYAPSGQLSLRAAEIRPVGVGELLVRLERLKKTLAAEGLFAPERKKPLPFLPRRIGLVTGRASAAERDVLETARHRWPAVRFEVRPVAVQGVHAVPQIVKAVQELDGLPEVDVIIVARGGGSVEDLLPFSDEQLVRAVAACRTPVVSAIGHEPDNPLLDYVADLRSRTPTHAAKDAVPDVGEEHVRIEQLRQRALRVLTGVLDREERGLAAWLSRPAMAEPYAIVDERAEVVDAVLTRARRTLAHLLDRADSELEHTLARVVALSPASTLKRGYAVLQRQDGAAVRAVDEVSEGEELRARVADGEFGVTVGPVS; from the coding sequence ATGGCGGTGAACACGGCCGAGACACCCATGCCCGTCGGGGTGGTCTCGCGGAAGATCGGCGGCTGGATCGACCGGCTCGGCGCGCTGTGGGTGGAGGGGCAGATCACCCAGTTGTCGCGGCGGCCGGGCGCCGGCGTGGTCTTCATGACGCTGCGCGACCCGGCGCAGGAGGTCTCCCTGACGGTCACGTGCTTCCGCGACGTGTTCGACAAGGTGGCGGACGTCATACAGGAAGGCGCGCGCGTCGTCGTCTTCGCCAAGCCGGTCTGGTACGCGCCGAGCGGCCAGCTCTCGCTGCGCGCCGCCGAGATCCGCCCGGTCGGCGTCGGCGAACTGCTCGTGCGCCTGGAGCGGTTGAAGAAGACGCTGGCCGCCGAGGGGCTGTTCGCGCCGGAGCGCAAGAAGCCGCTGCCGTTCCTGCCGCGCCGCATCGGGCTGGTGACGGGGCGGGCGTCGGCGGCGGAGCGGGACGTGCTGGAGACGGCGCGGCACCGGTGGCCCGCGGTGCGGTTCGAGGTGCGGCCGGTGGCGGTGCAGGGAGTGCACGCGGTGCCGCAGATCGTCAAGGCGGTGCAGGAGTTGGACGGTCTGCCGGAGGTGGACGTCATCATCGTCGCGCGGGGCGGCGGCAGCGTGGAGGACCTGCTGCCGTTCTCGGACGAGCAGCTCGTACGGGCCGTGGCCGCGTGCCGTACGCCGGTGGTCTCCGCCATCGGCCACGAGCCGGACAACCCCCTGCTGGACTACGTGGCGGATCTCCGTTCCCGCACGCCCACGCACGCCGCCAAGGACGCCGTGCCGGACGTCGGCGAGGAGCACGTGCGGATAGAGCAGCTCCGGCAGCGCGCGCTGCGCGTGCTGACGGGGGTGCTGGACCGCGAGGAGCGCGGGCTCGCGGCGTGGCTGAGCCGGCCGGCGATGGCCGAGCCGTACGCGATCGTGGACGAGCGCGCGGAGGTCGTGGACGCGGTGCTCACCCGCGCCCGGCGCACGCTGGCGCATCTGCTGGACCGCGCGGACTCCGAGCTGGAGCACACCCTCGCCCGGGTCGTCGCCCTCTCCCCCGCCTCCACGCTGAAGCGCGGTTACGCGGTGCTGCAGCGGCAGGACGGCGCGGCGGTGCGCGCGGTGGACGAGGTGAGCGAGGGCGAGGAGCTGCGCGCCCGCGTCGCCGACG